From one Gossypium hirsutum isolate 1008001.06 chromosome D08, Gossypium_hirsutum_v2.1, whole genome shotgun sequence genomic stretch:
- the LOC107916425 gene encoding NADH dehydrogenase [ubiquinone] flavoprotein 2, mitochondrial, whose product MLTIYIHNACNVLDFLPKSRRLIFFTRSVFGWFCSVLKMLARLASRRFLEIRQAFRQSSQASRSLSTALNYHLDTPDNNPDLPWEFSEANKQKVKEILSHYPSNYKQSAVIPLLDLAQQQHGGWLPVSAMNAVAKVIEVAPIRVYEVATFYSMFNRSKVGKYHLLVCGTTPCMIRGSREIEEALLNHLGVKRNEVTSDGLFSVGEMECMGCCVNAPMITVADYSNGSEGYTYNYYEDITPKRVIEIVEMLRRGEKLPPGTQNPKRIKSGPEGGNTTLLTDPKPPPCRDLDAC is encoded by the exons ATgttaacaatatatatacacaacgcTTGTAATGTGCTCGATTTTCTTCCCAAATCTCGTCGCCTCATTTTCTTCACTCGTTCAGTCTTTGGTTGGTTTTGTTCGGTCTTGAAAATGCTTGCTCGGCTCGCGTCTCGACGTTTTCTCGAGATCCGTCAAGCTTTCCGTCAATCTTCTCAG GCCTCTCGATCTTTGTCCACTGCCCTGAACTAT CATCTTGATACCCCAGATAATAATCCCGACCTTCCATGGGAATTTTCGGAGGCGAACAAACAAAAG GTCAAGGAGATATTGTCTCATTATCCATCCAACTACAAGCAATCTGCAGTTATTCCTTTGCTAGATCTTGCTCAGCAGCAGCATGGAGGATGGCTTCCAGTTTCGGCAATGAATGCA GTTGCGAAGGTTATAGAAGTTGCTCCTATTCGTGTGTATGAGGTTGCGACATTTTATTCAATGTTCAACCGATCAAAG GTCGGGAAATATCATCTGTTAGTTTGTGGCACAACACCTTGTATGATACGTGGTTCACGAGAAATTGAAGAAGCCCTATTGAACCACTTGGGGGTTAAGCGGAATG AGGTAACAAGCGATGGTTTGTTCTCAGTCGGAGAAATGGAATGTATG GGATGTTGTGTAAATGCTCCTATGATCACAGTTGCTGATTACTCCAATGGATCTGAAGGATACACATATAATTACTAT GAAGATATTACCCCAAAAAGAGTTATTGAGATAGTTGAGATGCTAAGAAGGGGAGAGAAGCTACCA CCTGGCACTCAAAATCCAAAACGAATCAAGAGTGGACCAGAAGGTGGAAATACCACTTTGCTAACCGATCCGAAACCTCCTCCATGCCGTGATCTTGATGCCTGCTAA